Below is a window of Gossypium hirsutum isolate 1008001.06 chromosome A12, Gossypium_hirsutum_v2.1, whole genome shotgun sequence DNA.
GTCTCGGGGGCCgagtgggcattcgatgtgaggcacattgacctgtcccagctcgtgtccttacccgtgtaactctctgacttaggtcacacagctacccacacgcccgtgtgatgggctgtgtggtcaatttaatttttgaaaattaggtgcaggtttcacacgaccaaaatacacgcccgtgttctaggccgtgtgtcacacatgactgagacacacgcctgtgtctctgctcgtatgacaaattctgagcattctgtttctaaatttttaagatacaagggacacacggccaaaccacacgcccgtgagcatggctatgtgtcacacacggtcaagacacacacccgtgtatctACCTGTGTGaacaaaataagccattttccaagccttatttctcaccctttTTTATCTTGCACCTACATCAACACTTAATCATTTTCAACAACCAATTCAATACAACTTATCCAAGCCAAACGCAACagttatatatgatatattaacACTACATTTATGTATTTCCAAACTTACTTTTTTGTGAAAACTAATTTaccataattcaattcaactataCCATGCACACATATATGTTAAACATATTATAGCTTTATAATTATGTACCAAATCATaccattactagtcattccaatggctagattacaaacaccATTCACATGTCAACATTGGCCGAGttaccttatacatgccattataccaaaataaatttactatttataccaaaatgagctgaaagatagtgtgatgatgctcctaccaactccaacctttacgagcttccaagcactataaaacaaagaaaagaaaactgtgtaagcatttcaaatgcttagtaagttcgtataataggaaattaacttaccaatcatattcatttaaagtTAGCATACAGACATGCACCCAAAACTATATGGACAattgcctagacacatgctcacACCAAACAAGTTAGCCAtgaaattttatatgattatCAAGAAAACAGATATGAGCTCATCATACTTCCATTTCCAGGTATTTTAGGGATATTcaagatataattcatttaattttcatattttctcatatcaAGAGTTTTAtctattgaatcattgaaatatcAATGAATACCCAAGTAGTACACACAAGATGTACTTATCATTGATCCGTCAATTTATATACAAGGGTACTATTTCGAGCACATAATCTGGACGCACACTCTCGAGCcttataacgggaagctcacataGAGCCATTTTGGGAAACTCATAAAGAGCCTATCGGGAAGTTTATCTAGGCTATATAACGGGAaactcataagagccataatcaggaagttcacaaagaaccatatcgggaagctcacgaatAGCCTATTAGGAAGCTCAATAAGAGCCACTTAAGGGGAAGcttcggatagccatatatcgagaaGTTCAAGTGAGCACTGtcgagaagctcacaaagagccaatttaaggggaagctcatgaagagcctataatcaggatgctcataagagctaagatgtgtccacaacacatgtaggatcacaacttATTGGGATGCTCTGAAgagctataacgggaagctctCAAAAACCTTATATAGGAAACTCGAGAGGGCTAATacgggatgctctttcgagcaATGGcatgtctgcaacatatgcaagacaaCAACCATTACGGAAAActtgtatccatcgattttcatttgtttaaacgggacttaacatttatcgggcattatcagatatttaatcaatttcatatacatggaaattatacaattcacatatacaacatttcattcaaTCATATAAacgtacacaatttagttacacgaacttacctcgacacttgttctaTATGAGAATAtactaatttgaaactttttgttttcctcgatccaacttaGTATTAGGtctttctggatctatataaatgaatttaatgtcaatttaatccatttcatactcaaattaatttaattcacatcctaggaaaaattatcattttgcccctatacttttcataaatgacgatttcgtccctaggctcgtaaaatgaaatttatgcaatttaattcttattccaagcctaactaatttttacatataatatttacagcatatatatttcataaaaataaaaaaaattcatgaattttacatttttgcaatttaatcccgaaattataatttcatgaaaattcactttataaaagttgtttatctatcagcaacctttcattttctaccataaatttcaaaatttcagcatttaaatttatggaaaaatttctatactttgatatctttacaaattaatccccaaaatagatagattaaactattccggtctcggaaatataaaaattactaaaaaagggACAAGATTACTTACTTAATTAaaccaagaaagcttgctttctctttcctagggtttccatgtatttttggggaaaaagatgataataatattatgatatatctatttaatttatttatcatccattaatttctccactttccaatttagtcattttctttttctaattttccatggatgattcatcataaatatctactaatttttcttaatggtctaattaccatataaggacctcaagttttgaattccatagctatttaatccttctagctacttgaattcaacttttatatttttatgcaatttggtcctttctataattgattatgaaatcggtaaaattttcttatcaaaattttcatataacattcctatcataatgcagaccatgcaataattttaaaataatttttttctgactcggatctgtggtctcaaaactactattctaatttcactaaaaatgggctgttacaagttgtaactttttttttaattaagtgatcaaaataaGAACTTACCCGTAATTTAATGACTAATAATGTAGCTTACCTAAAAAAAATCACCCTTATAAAGTCGAGATGGATTCAAATTTGTCAAGTTAGAGGGTTTTTCTTTTGTCACTCCTAAACAGAAATGAGAATACTCTGTATAATATATTTCAGTTATTTTAGTTAAACACAAACAAGTATTATCTATAAAATATATTCAAGTTAGTGAAgtcaaattaatatatatttaagggttaaatcattatttggagtctgaacttgacaattttttttagattggggtctaaaatttttttttgtccaagatATGTCCTAAACTTAGTCATTGTTCCTATGTTAAGGGTtgaattttaagattttcaataattaaattagataaaaaaattgaagtcCTGATGTGAGAATATTTGTCAAATTTAAAGTTTCACTTGaacaaataaaatttcaaatcccAACTCACGGGAAGTTGCGATGCAAATTGAATTGGGCCTGTCGTCGCAGTGTCTTATATGAAAGGGTCAATTGGGCCTAATCTTCCGCACGCATCTACGCTAACAAACATGTGGCGTCCCCTGCTTTgcaaaattaaaattgttttgaCACGGGCCGTACTTAGTTTGTTCCTACTTTAATTTGAAAAAGTGGCCTTTGACGGCTTCAATAAAACTGTTCCTGAATAAACTTATCCATGTAACTAGGGCTGGGAGTGATGGTGATGTGATACCATTTACGTTGCTCACGCGCTTCCAGTCTCTTCATTTTCAATTTGGATATACGTCAGTGCGTATTAACCAAAAAAAGCCCCAACGTCGAAGTGAAACTTGTTCCTCTTTTGTTTCCTTCGACTACGACGTCATTCCATTCCATCCTATAATTCTATATTCATTATATACTTCTATCCTCAATTTGGAAACAATAAACAAGTTTTTTTTCAGATATGCTTTTTTTGTTcctacttaaaaaaaaaaaagagagtcgaGTAAAATAGTAagaatatttcttattttaatcgGTTATTGAAGATTTGATCATTATTTTaagtatataataattttaaaaattgtgatTAATATATTACTcttcataaatttataaaatacgaaaaattaattattgagctgatttgaataaatatattaagaaataaataataataattgacttCAATAGTcgtgataaaaatattttaaataaattttttatagttgtACCTGATTAGTTCAAATTATCCATGTAACTACCATTAAAAGAAAAgatgtaatattttatatatacgaTTCCTTCCAATATTTCGAAATTACGACATACTTTATAAAACATTTcaagtactataaaacatttGTGAATTAATTGGATTATACCGAGcattaaaatggttaattaagaCTTAATATTCTTATTTCATCAAAAAAGGGGGAAAAACACTTGATAAGAATAAGAGGCTAAAAAATAAAAACCGATGGGATGGGAGTCATGTGATGTGATACCATTTACGCTTCTCACACGCTTCCGGTCTATAAGTTTCAAGTTTGGATAAATCGATACACCCGGATTGTTAACCAAAAAAGCTCTAACGgggaagaaataaaaatattaatagaaatattaatagtaggagttaaattgtattttattttttattaaaaaataagttaattagTTTTTATGCGataaaattttaatctattttcAGTGCTATGTGTAACTATATGGTTATTTTATTAGTTATGctagtttttaataatagaagtaaataaaaattttattggctaaagtataatgattaatttacttattttttagtagaagaagttaaaatgtaatctaactcttaatacaTGAACatctatgatacttttactgaaaagaaattaatttctttttgttttcttaaaaagtACGATGTTTTTCTATATACAAATTGAAATTATTGTGTATTGGGtagttatataaaattttaattaaatttatagtaaataaaaaaaatttctaatattatttttttatctacaAACTCGAATTTTAGGATTTGTTTACTACTCAAATGTATAATCATTGAGATGCCCATACATGTTTGTTGTTCCGGTTCCGAAGGATAATCTTTTGGATTGGATGACTTAATAATTTAAGAGAAGACAAAAAGAAAGTTTTTAATAATTAGTTGTTGACTTGTTGGAAACAGGGGAACGAACTCGTAGTCGAGTCGTATATCTTACATGCCCTCTGACCTCTTCAAATTCAACAATACCATACCAGTTGTACATCTTTACCTAAAACCTTACACAAAAAGATCATatattacaaaaagaaaaaaaaaaaaaacacttgcaGTAGTTTGTAGTTTGTACACTTCAGATTGAGTAACTCCATAAAGACACATCGATATCACTGTCAACTTCATCGCGATTCCTTGGTGGTGAAAGTAGAAGCGCTTCAGCCATGCTGTCAAGCAACTTAGGCACGTAGAACATTTCTTCTTCATCCATGAAGTGAAATTTCTCTGTCGAAACTTCACCTTCGGCTGCcattttcttcttgttttccAACTTGACGTCACTGCTCGAAACTTCACAATCGGAAGCCTTAAAGCTTCCCTGCCTGACGTCGCTACCGGAGAGTTCCTGGAATACTGGAGGCCTAAATGCTTCAGCTGCCTCAGCTGCGGCTCTCCTGATATCGGCGGCATCGTTGGAAGCAGGCACGGGTAACCTCCAAACAGAGTCAGCGAAGTTAAGGCAAGCAGCCTTGCCTCTGAATGCTAATGCAGCTACATCATGTGCCCGGGCAGCCATTTCAGGGGTGGGATACGTTCCAAGCCAAATACGAGTCTTTTTATTAGGCTCCCGCAATTCGCATACCCATTTATCATTATTCCTCCTTCGAACACCTCTAAAAACCGGATGCCGCGTCTCCTTGAATACTCTCCTCCCTGCTCGTTTCTTAGGCCTGTTGGTCGCTAGTAAAAGCACTTCCTCGTCAGAGTGAACAGCTCGCCGGCCACCAATGCCCCCTTCAGAAGATGAAGATGGCTCCACCCTTTCAGCACGCATAGAATTAGACTTGGAGAAGGGGACGTCAGACGTTTGACTTGGAATATCCATTGAATTGAGTAAAAAACAAGTTATGGGTGTTGGGTTTTTAAGCAGCAAAAGGAGCAGTAAAGTACTTTTTCAAAACGGTCTCGAGATTATGGTGTCTGGGTTCGGTTTTGGAAGTTGAatcttttggatttggatttggatttttcaAGCAGCAAGAGAGTTGGAGAAAGGTATATATAGTTTAGGAGGGAAAGGGCGTGGGGGCAGATAGAGTGCGATTTAGACACGGACGCGCATATTATAAGAGTGCCAGCTATGAAGTTCTAAAGGTCCCACATTGGAGCTGAGATAAAACAACAAACAAAGGTCTAATCTACAAATCCAAGCTCCAGGTATTGGCTtggtttttgtttttgatttggcCTTTTTGGGCTTTTACAGCTAAGATTACAATTTATAAACTCAGTAAG
It encodes the following:
- the LOC107936392 gene encoding dehydration-responsive element-binding protein 1E, yielding MDIPSQTSDVPFSKSNSMRAERVEPSSSSEGGIGGRRAVHSDEEVLLLATNRPKKRAGRRVFKETRHPVFRGVRRRNNDKWVCELREPNKKTRIWLGTYPTPEMAARAHDVAALAFRGKAACLNFADSVWRLPVPASNDAADIRRAAAEAAEAFRPPVFQELSGSDVRQGSFKASDCEVSSSDVKLENKKKMAAEGEVSTEKFHFMDEEEMFYVPKLLDSMAEALLLSPPRNRDEVDSDIDVSLWSYSI